In a genomic window of Nostoc sp. UHCC 0870:
- the tnpA gene encoding IS200/IS605 family transposase, whose translation MENGIRLKTRSNSAFRLIYHLVLVTKFRRKSLTGEILARMKSIINELLFKWECELIEFGGESDHVHLLIETHPSIDLSKLVNNIKTVTSRKLRSEFSQHLKKFYWAEKPQFWSGSYALISVGAQAPLDKLIEYVQKQEKPE comes from the coding sequence ATGGAAAATGGCATCAGGCTAAAAACCCGTTCCAACAGTGCTTTTAGACTCATCTATCATTTAGTTCTGGTAACTAAATTCCGTCGTAAATCCTTAACAGGAGAAATCCTTGCTAGGATGAAATCAATCATCAACGAACTATTATTTAAGTGGGAATGTGAGTTAATTGAGTTTGGTGGAGAATCTGATCATGTGCATTTGTTGATTGAGACTCATCCTAGTATTGACTTATCTAAATTAGTCAATAACATAAAAACCGTAACCTCTAGAAAGCTACGGTCTGAATTTTCTCAACATCTAAAAAAGTTTTATTGGGCAGAAAAACCCCAGTTTTGGTCAGGTTCTTATGCGTTAATTAGTGTTGGCGCACAAGCACCATTGGACAAGCTTATAGAATATGTACAGAAGCAAGAGAAACCAGAATAA
- a CDS encoding IS200/IS605 family accessory protein TnpB-related protein, producing the protein MTTKTVAYAVEKMIHQTADNPSPKHKYFQKVVNRYPFFRKFPSYLRRAAIADAIGIVSSFQSRYYEWQSGIRKHRAARPPRLTAMCKTYPALYKGQQVKYGLNYQTVDIKVWSGTDWVWLNNIKINHTGLSRHLIDGNEIQSPALVVNKNKCQLSMPVQIKKVDREDSDFVCSVDMGINNAATASIVGRNGTVKARKFINPARDIDRRNQRRMMIRKKSSQTSNLTKQKLPTGFCKGLYRKSANINLEISRKVMRGIVELAKTHNVKVIVFENLSGWKAKAGRKGSLQKQKFHLWCHCKIVELTQQRWNELGGKVVFVNPKYTSAYAFDGSGKVRRSKINYSLAVFKNGKQYNADLSASYNIGARYWYSLIVEDKHFSRVYARSAGFANVGKSSNDTLRTPVTLDTLRNLMVS; encoded by the coding sequence TTGACAACTAAAACAGTAGCTTATGCGGTTGAGAAAATGATTCATCAAACCGCAGATAACCCTAGTCCAAAACATAAATATTTTCAGAAAGTAGTTAATAGATATCCGTTCTTCAGAAAATTTCCTAGCTACTTAAGACGTGCAGCAATAGCTGACGCTATTGGTATAGTTTCAAGTTTTCAAAGCCGATATTATGAATGGCAATCAGGAATAAGAAAACATAGAGCAGCTAGACCACCAAGGCTAACTGCAATGTGCAAAACCTACCCTGCTTTATATAAAGGTCAACAAGTAAAATATGGTTTAAACTACCAAACTGTAGATATTAAAGTATGGAGTGGAACTGATTGGGTATGGCTTAATAACATTAAAATCAATCATACTGGTTTATCTCGTCATCTGATTGACGGTAATGAGATACAATCACCTGCTTTAGTTGTTAATAAAAACAAATGTCAACTTTCTATGCCCGTTCAAATTAAGAAGGTTGATAGAGAAGATTCAGATTTTGTGTGTAGTGTTGATATGGGCATTAACAATGCTGCCACAGCATCTATCGTTGGTAGAAACGGTACTGTAAAAGCAAGGAAGTTTATTAATCCTGCTAGAGACATAGACCGAAGAAATCAACGCAGAATGATGATTAGGAAGAAATCATCGCAAACATCTAACCTAACAAAACAAAAACTACCTACTGGTTTTTGTAAAGGACTTTACCGCAAGTCAGCTAACATCAATTTAGAAATCTCTCGTAAGGTTATGAGAGGCATTGTGGAGTTGGCAAAAACTCACAATGTTAAGGTGATTGTGTTTGAGAATTTATCTGGATGGAAAGCGAAAGCGGGTAGAAAAGGTTCTCTACAAAAGCAAAAATTCCATCTCTGGTGTCACTGTAAAATAGTTGAGTTGACACAACAAAGATGGAATGAGTTGGGAGGTAAAGTAGTTTTTGTTAATCCCAAGTACACCAGTGCTTATGCTTTTGATGGAAGTGGTAAGGTTAGAAGGAGTAAGATTAATTACTCTTTAGCTGTATTTAAAAATGGCAAGCAGTACAACGCTGATCTGTCAGCGTCATACAATATTGGTGCTAGATATTGGTACTCGCTAATTGTAGAAGATAAACATTTTTCTAGAGTGTATGCGCGGAGCGCAGGCTTCGCCAACGTGGGCAAAAGTTCCAACGACACACTGAGAACGCCAGTAACTCTGGATACGTTGAGAAATCTTATGGTTTCTTAG
- a CDS encoding NAD(P)/FAD-dependent oxidoreductase gives MKEILYLEVPISDTATVRSWLQSEFDPVSWEKILTPDGFRLKLSSKYTTGGTDFYEKLPKEISVFVWAVQRTTYLKVFRWADTPLPEEKTLVQHLTTEIRKRFPHEYPEPPAIDLSQQSIFEALAPYYPLTVKFFQKMPNGEYDLNRAYWWEQRWREGVRNPQQPRQVLFSSLGDRGQVTGDRVDQYDLIYIGGALGVIHAAVMAQLGYKVLLVERLAFGRMNREWNISRDELQSLVNLGLFTPAELETIIVREYKDGFNKFFDGNNPVKLRSPILHTPTVLNVSLDSDKLLRLCGQKLKAAGGEIWDETEFLRADIDDSQVVVNLKHLPTQEEKQVSGRLLVDAMGTASPIAWQLNGGRAFDSVCPTVGAVIDKGFEPGVWDSQYGDVLYSHGDISRGRQLIWELFPGAGEELTIYLFHYHEVNPENPGSLLEMYEDFFTILPEYRRCDMEQLVWKKPTFGYIPGHFSVSSSDRQVAFDRLIAIGDAASLQSPLVFTGFGSLVRNLERLTTLLNVALQHDLLSRHHLNLIRAYQSNVSVTWLFSKGMMVPTGKFLPPQRVNAMLNTFFGLLADEPPEVADNFIKDRCTWLTFNRLALKAASKNPALLWWIWELAGPRDLFRWLGTYVNFGRYALVSALLSAWLPSFLIWVKPRLELRYPGLWLWLLTINYAITTGRPRSPQQVANQDLHNKTFRCGGA, from the coding sequence ATGAAAGAAATCCTTTATCTCGAAGTTCCGATTTCAGATACGGCAACTGTACGCAGTTGGCTGCAATCAGAGTTTGACCCAGTAAGTTGGGAGAAAATACTGACTCCAGATGGATTCCGCCTGAAATTATCTAGTAAATATACAACAGGTGGGACTGATTTTTACGAAAAATTACCGAAAGAAATTTCTGTATTTGTGTGGGCTGTCCAAAGAACTACTTACCTCAAGGTTTTTCGTTGGGCAGATACACCACTACCCGAAGAAAAAACTCTTGTGCAACACTTAACGACGGAAATCCGCAAACGTTTTCCCCATGAATATCCAGAACCACCAGCAATTGATTTATCCCAACAGTCGATTTTTGAAGCACTAGCTCCTTATTACCCTCTGACGGTCAAATTCTTTCAAAAAATGCCCAATGGGGAATATGACCTCAATCGTGCCTACTGGTGGGAACAAAGATGGCGGGAAGGGGTGCGGAATCCTCAGCAGCCGCGTCAGGTGTTGTTTTCTTCTCTAGGTGACAGGGGACAGGTGACAGGTGACAGGGTAGATCAGTACGACTTGATCTATATTGGTGGCGCACTGGGGGTAATTCATGCGGCGGTGATGGCACAACTGGGTTACAAAGTCTTACTAGTAGAACGTCTGGCTTTTGGACGAATGAATCGGGAATGGAATATTTCCCGTGATGAACTTCAAAGTTTGGTTAACTTGGGTTTATTCACGCCAGCTGAATTAGAAACGATTATTGTCCGGGAATATAAGGACGGATTTAATAAGTTTTTTGATGGCAATAATCCAGTTAAACTGCGATCGCCTATCTTACACACTCCTACGGTGTTAAATGTATCTCTAGACTCAGATAAGTTACTACGTTTGTGCGGACAGAAGTTAAAGGCCGCAGGTGGTGAAATCTGGGATGAGACGGAATTTCTCCGGGCTGATATCGATGACTCACAAGTTGTAGTCAATCTGAAGCATTTACCCACTCAAGAAGAAAAGCAGGTCAGTGGGCGGCTTTTAGTCGATGCAATGGGAACTGCTTCCCCCATCGCTTGGCAATTAAACGGTGGACGTGCCTTTGATAGTGTCTGTCCCACGGTGGGAGCAGTCATTGACAAGGGTTTTGAGCCTGGGGTTTGGGATTCTCAATATGGAGACGTGCTTTACAGCCACGGCGATATTTCGCGGGGTAGACAATTAATTTGGGAACTTTTTCCTGGTGCGGGTGAAGAACTGACAATTTATCTATTTCACTACCACGAAGTCAACCCAGAAAACCCTGGTTCTTTGTTGGAGATGTATGAAGATTTCTTTACAATTCTGCCAGAGTACCGCCGTTGTGATATGGAGCAACTGGTCTGGAAAAAGCCGACATTTGGCTACATACCGGGACATTTTAGTGTGAGTAGTAGCGATCGCCAAGTTGCCTTTGATAGATTAATTGCGATCGGTGATGCCGCATCTTTACAGTCACCCCTGGTATTTACTGGCTTTGGTTCTCTAGTACGTAACTTAGAACGTCTCACCACGCTGTTAAATGTCGCCTTACAGCATGATTTGTTGAGCCGTCACCATTTGAACTTAATTCGCGCCTATCAAAGCAACGTTTCTGTAACTTGGCTATTTTCTAAAGGTATGATGGTTCCCACCGGGAAATTTTTACCACCCCAGCGCGTCAATGCCATGCTGAATACCTTCTTTGGGTTATTAGCAGATGAACCTCCAGAGGTAGCCGATAATTTCATCAAAGATAGGTGTACTTGGTTGACCTTCAACCGCCTAGCACTGAAAGCAGCTAGCAAAAATCCTGCCTTACTGTGGTGGATTTGGGAATTAGCTGGGCCTAGAGATTTGTTCCGATGGCTAGGAACTTATGTTAATTTTGGTCGTTATGCCCTAGTTAGTGCTTTACTGAGTGCTTGGTTGCCTAGTTTTCTCATCTGGGTGAAACCTCGGCTAGAACTGCGTTATCCGGGATTATGGCTGTGGTTATTAACTATTAACTACGCTATCACCACAGGTAGACCGCGATCGCCCCAGCAGGTGGCAAATCAGGACTTACACAATAAAACTTTTCGCTGCGGAGGAGCGTAA
- a CDS encoding sulfurtransferase: MMKTQEFFGAKFQKNKLFALGVAICACLLITPMLHLPAWGTPSSTKIQFVSPNWVAENAKDPNLRILDVRNAALEYVAGHLPGAVNIPDKAFRGPKEGLPVQYWDNQRLGEIFANSGVTNNSRVLVYSDGIDVLGATMVAYLLERSGVKNIAVLDGGYKGYAAASQPVTKEFPKYKVGKFTVKYNPAVRVSLSEVRKLIGNKGITFIDARPPDLFQGKEKLWVRNGHIPGARNIPWTSFTDPENLHKFKSLDEIKQILADKKITPADDIIVSCSTGQEATLQYMVLKYLLGYPKVRVYEGSWTEYSTQSDVPVATGPEQVS; this comes from the coding sequence ATGATGAAAACACAGGAATTTTTTGGGGCAAAGTTTCAAAAAAATAAACTATTTGCTTTAGGCGTAGCAATTTGTGCTTGTTTGTTAATCACTCCCATGTTGCATTTGCCAGCCTGGGGAACTCCATCTAGCACTAAGATTCAGTTTGTTTCGCCTAATTGGGTGGCGGAGAATGCTAAAGACCCCAATCTCAGAATTTTGGATGTGCGGAATGCAGCTCTAGAATATGTAGCTGGTCACTTACCTGGAGCAGTCAATATTCCTGATAAAGCCTTTCGTGGCCCCAAGGAAGGTCTACCGGTGCAATATTGGGACAATCAAAGATTAGGAGAAATATTTGCTAATTCAGGAGTAACAAATAATAGCCGTGTCCTCGTTTACTCTGATGGCATAGATGTCTTAGGTGCAACGATGGTAGCTTATTTGCTAGAACGTTCTGGAGTGAAGAATATAGCTGTATTAGATGGAGGTTATAAAGGTTACGCAGCCGCATCTCAGCCAGTAACGAAGGAATTTCCCAAATATAAAGTAGGTAAATTCACAGTCAAGTATAATCCTGCTGTGCGTGTCTCATTAAGTGAAGTGAGAAAACTGATTGGCAACAAAGGTATTACATTCATAGACGCTAGACCCCCAGATTTATTCCAAGGAAAGGAAAAGCTTTGGGTACGCAATGGACACATTCCTGGTGCGCGAAATATTCCTTGGACTAGCTTTACAGATCCTGAAAATCTTCACAAATTCAAATCTTTGGATGAAATCAAACAAATCCTAGCTGACAAAAAAATTACTCCAGCCGATGACATTATTGTTAGTTGCAGCACAGGGCAGGAAGCAACTCTACAATATATGGTGTTAAAGTATTTGCTGGGTTATCCCAAAGTTCGGGTTTATGAAGGTTCTTGGACTGAGTACAGCACTCAATCGGACGTACCTGTGGCTACTGGTCCAGAACAGGTAAGCTAA
- the cimA gene encoding citramalate synthase, whose product MTTNPSPHIWLYDTTLRDGTQREGLSVSIEDKLRIAYRLDQLGVPFIEGGWPGANPKDVKFFWQLQENPLKQSEIVAFCSTRRPHTNAADEPMLQAILTAGTRWVTIFGKSWDLHVTSGLKTTLEENLAMIRDTIEFFRAQGRRVIYDAEHWFDGYKHNQDYALQTLEAAMAAGAEWLVLCDTNGGTLPHEVSQVVQDVVNSVLSYEYRVTSGESHSKLSTQHRLNAALPLTELLHHQSPIPQIGIHTHNDSDTAIANALAAVMAGATMVQGTINGYGERCGNANLCSLIPNLQLKLGYSCIPEHQLHQLAEASHFVSEVVNLAPDEHAPFVGRSAFAHKGGIHVSAVERNPLTYEHIQPEQVGNRRRIVISEQSGISNVLAKARTLGIELDKQSPEARQILQRLKELESEGYQFEAAEASFALLVYEALGDRQKFFEIKGFQVHCDLVEGNETSNALATVKLAVNGENKLEAAEGNGPVAALDAALRKALMNFYPQIANFELTDYKVRILNGNRGTASKTRVLVESGNGSQRWTTIGVSTNILAASYQAVVEGLEYGLLQELISKTPVTYRTV is encoded by the coding sequence ATGACCACAAATCCCTCACCCCATATTTGGCTTTATGACACCACTCTACGGGATGGCACTCAGCGCGAAGGGTTATCAGTTTCCATAGAAGACAAGCTACGCATTGCTTATAGACTTGACCAATTAGGAGTTCCTTTTATTGAAGGCGGTTGGCCTGGGGCTAACCCTAAGGATGTTAAATTTTTCTGGCAACTACAAGAGAATCCGCTTAAACAATCAGAAATTGTGGCATTTTGTTCAACTCGTCGTCCTCATACTAATGCCGCCGATGAACCAATGCTACAAGCTATTCTGACTGCGGGGACTCGCTGGGTCACAATTTTTGGCAAATCGTGGGATTTACACGTCACATCAGGTCTAAAAACTACTTTAGAAGAAAATCTGGCGATGATCCGCGATACTATCGAGTTTTTTCGCGCTCAAGGGCGACGGGTAATTTACGATGCCGAACACTGGTTTGATGGCTACAAGCATAATCAAGATTATGCTTTACAGACATTAGAGGCAGCAATGGCAGCTGGTGCTGAATGGCTAGTCCTCTGTGATACTAATGGCGGGACTTTACCTCACGAAGTTAGTCAAGTTGTTCAAGATGTAGTTAATTCAGTGCTGAGTTATGAGTACCGAGTGACGAGTGGGGAATCTCACTCAAAACTCAGCACTCAGCACCGGCTAAACGCCGCGCTACCGCTAACAGAACTACTTCATCACCAGTCCCCAATTCCCCAAATCGGTATTCATACTCATAATGATTCAGATACAGCGATCGCCAATGCCCTAGCAGCAGTTATGGCAGGGGCAACAATGGTACAAGGCACAATTAACGGTTACGGTGAAAGGTGTGGCAATGCTAACCTATGTTCACTTATTCCTAATTTACAGCTGAAACTGGGCTATAGTTGTATCCCTGAACACCAGCTGCATCAACTTGCAGAAGCTAGTCATTTTGTCAGTGAAGTAGTTAACTTAGCCCCTGATGAACACGCACCGTTTGTAGGACGTTCGGCTTTTGCCCATAAAGGTGGTATTCATGTCTCGGCTGTGGAACGGAATCCGCTTACTTACGAACACATTCAGCCAGAACAAGTAGGAAATCGCCGCCGCATTGTCATTTCTGAACAGTCGGGTATCAGTAATGTGTTAGCTAAGGCGCGTACTTTGGGAATTGAGCTTGACAAGCAATCCCCAGAGGCTAGGCAAATTCTCCAGCGTCTCAAAGAATTAGAAAGTGAAGGGTATCAATTTGAGGCGGCTGAGGCTAGTTTTGCTCTGTTAGTGTACGAAGCTTTAGGCGATCGCCAGAAATTTTTTGAGATTAAGGGTTTCCAAGTCCACTGTGATTTAGTGGAGGGGAACGAAACTAGTAATGCTCTAGCTACAGTGAAATTAGCTGTGAATGGTGAAAATAAATTAGAAGCCGCCGAAGGAAATGGCCCTGTCGCTGCGTTAGATGCAGCTTTACGCAAAGCTTTGATGAATTTCTATCCTCAAATCGCCAACTTTGAGCTAACAGATTACAAAGTGCGGATTCTCAACGGAAATCGGGGAACAGCATCCAAAACCCGTGTTTTAGTAGAATCTGGTAATGGTTCTCAACGCTGGACAACTATCGGAGTTTCAACAAATATCTTGGCAGCTTCCTATCAAGCAGTGGTCGAGGGTTTAGAGTATGGTTTATTACAAGAGTTGATAAGTAAAACCCCCGTTACTTATCGGACTGTATAA
- a CDS encoding 2Fe-2S iron-sulfur cluster-binding protein, whose translation MPRVLAQGRTIECNSGANLREILLKNGIDLYNGGARLINCRGIGSCGTCAVKVEGEVSVANWRDQTRRSLPPHSPTKDLRLACQTQVLGDVKVTKFDGFWGQGSQIVWQTEG comes from the coding sequence ATGCCTAGGGTACTAGCTCAGGGTCGGACAATTGAGTGTAATAGCGGAGCTAATTTACGCGAAATTCTGCTAAAAAATGGTATCGACCTCTACAATGGCGGTGCTAGGCTAATAAACTGTCGAGGAATTGGTAGTTGTGGAACCTGTGCGGTTAAAGTAGAAGGTGAGGTGTCAGTAGCGAATTGGCGTGATCAAACGCGGCGATCGCTTCCTCCCCATTCTCCTACAAAAGACCTGCGTTTAGCCTGTCAGACTCAAGTACTAGGCGATGTAAAAGTAACTAAATTTGACGGATTTTGGGGTCAAGGTTCTCAAATCGTGTGGCAAACAGAAGGTTAG
- a CDS encoding sulfotransferase family protein has protein sequence MAKIETEAKRLVNTKSTPDTKHLDLLDKIDFNPVFIMAEHRSGTTVLYQTLVKTQSFNFIKAYHVIKYNEILSNYLNNKEDQACQDLLELLVSLGVKDRVIDNVEVTPNLPEEYGFILQNCGYQFHLNPDNLHIFKELCKKIQFISDTNRPLLLSNPWCYQHFMYVKSVFPQAKFIFIHRHPIHVINSKLKAERSMLSNRNEYANLVSNRYQDTFKNSFKRWYHQLLYSSYFDLGLRRFTRSAVTSTTYFLQNIDALSQTDYVSITYEELCNAPEITIFKILEFLGLEAKDTLDYKSLIQPRPLKLLPEIVRNYDEIREQLKPYFVYHKYV, from the coding sequence ATGGCAAAGATAGAAACAGAAGCAAAGCGATTAGTTAACACTAAATCTACTCCTGATACAAAACACTTAGATTTACTAGATAAAATTGATTTTAATCCCGTTTTTATTATGGCAGAACATCGTTCTGGCACAACAGTTTTGTATCAGACATTGGTAAAAACCCAGTCTTTCAACTTTATTAAGGCTTATCATGTCATAAAATATAATGAAATTTTGTCCAATTATTTAAACAACAAGGAAGATCAGGCTTGCCAAGACTTGCTAGAACTACTTGTATCATTAGGAGTTAAGGATCGCGTAATTGATAACGTAGAGGTAACTCCAAATTTACCAGAGGAGTATGGATTTATTCTCCAGAATTGTGGATATCAATTTCATTTGAATCCTGACAATCTACATATCTTTAAAGAGTTATGCAAGAAGATTCAATTCATATCTGATACCAATAGACCACTATTGCTCAGTAATCCCTGGTGCTATCAACACTTCATGTATGTTAAAAGTGTTTTTCCACAAGCTAAATTCATATTCATTCACAGACATCCAATTCATGTCATAAATTCCAAGTTAAAAGCAGAACGCTCTATGTTATCTAATAGAAATGAATATGCTAATTTAGTTTCTAATAGATATCAAGATACATTCAAAAACTCTTTTAAACGCTGGTATCACCAGCTATTATATTCATCATACTTTGATTTAGGATTACGTCGATTCACTCGCAGTGCTGTTACATCAACAACCTACTTCTTGCAAAATATTGATGCTTTGTCTCAAACAGATTATGTGTCGATTACTTATGAAGAACTATGTAATGCACCAGAGATAACTATATTCAAGATTTTAGAATTTTTAGGTTTAGAGGCAAAAGACACCTTAGATTATAAGAGCTTAATTCAACCAAGACCGCTAAAATTATTACCAGAGATAGTGCGTAACTATGATGAAATTCGTGAACAACTTAAACCATATTTTGTGTACCACAAGTATGTGTGA
- the thiO gene encoding glycine oxidase ThiO → MTSEIVIIGGGVIGLAIAVELKLRGANVTVLCRDFQAAASHAAAGMLAPDAEKITDESIKSLCWRSRSLYPDWTQKLADLTGLNTGYWACGILAPVYEQQGDRGAEAQGSRENSPAYWLDQTAIHQYQPGLGTDVVGGWWYPEDAQVDNRALVRVLRAAAESLGVELKDGIAVEAFLQQQGQVVGVQTNTGVIRADHYVLATGAWANELIPLPVFPRKGQMLSVRVPEFVPELPLKRVLFGENTYIVPRRNRSIIIGATSEDVGFTPHNTPAGIQKLLQGAIRLYPQLQHYPIQEFWWGFRPETPDESPILGTSHCANLTLATGHYRNGILLAPITAQLIADLVWEQKSDPLLNHFHYSRCQKQPSTPTTMRIHPSIPTPHSELSTQNSALTHDSTLIIAGKTFHSRLMTGTGKYRSIEDMQRSVEASGCQIVTVAVRRVQTKAPGHEGLAEALDWSKIWMLPNTAGCQTAEEAIRVARLGREMAKLLGQEDNNFIKLEVIPDPKYLLPDPIGTLQAAEQLVKEGFAVLPYINADPMLAKRLEEAGCATVMPLASPIGSGQGLKTTANIQIIIENAKIPVVVDAGIGAPSEASQAMELGADALLINSAIALAQNPVAMARAMNLATQAGRLAYLAGRMPIRTNASASSPLTGTIS, encoded by the coding sequence ATGACTAGTGAGATTGTAATTATTGGTGGCGGCGTTATTGGTTTGGCGATCGCCGTTGAATTGAAGTTACGCGGGGCAAATGTCACCGTGCTTTGTCGTGATTTTCAAGCTGCTGCTTCCCACGCCGCCGCCGGGATGTTAGCCCCAGATGCGGAAAAAATCACTGATGAGTCCATTAAGTCTTTGTGCTGGCGATCGCGCTCATTATATCCAGACTGGACGCAAAAATTAGCAGATTTAACAGGTTTAAATACTGGTTACTGGGCTTGCGGGATTTTAGCCCCGGTTTATGAACAGCAGGGGGATAGGGGAGCAGAGGCGCAGGGGAGCAGAGAAAATTCGCCTGCATACTGGTTAGACCAAACTGCTATCCATCAATATCAGCCAGGATTGGGAACAGATGTAGTTGGCGGTTGGTGGTATCCAGAGGATGCCCAAGTTGATAATCGGGCTTTAGTTCGTGTATTGCGGGCGGCGGCTGAGTCTTTGGGTGTGGAACTCAAGGATGGTATTGCAGTAGAAGCCTTCCTACAGCAACAGGGACAGGTTGTAGGTGTTCAAACCAACACAGGAGTAATTCGCGCTGACCATTATGTTTTGGCTACGGGTGCTTGGGCAAATGAATTAATACCATTGCCCGTATTTCCCCGCAAAGGACAAATGTTGAGTGTAAGAGTCCCTGAGTTTGTCCCAGAACTGCCCTTAAAGCGGGTGTTATTTGGAGAGAATACTTACATCGTACCCAGGCGTAATCGTTCTATTATTATTGGGGCAACTAGCGAAGATGTGGGCTTTACTCCCCATAACACCCCGGCTGGCATTCAAAAGTTACTTCAAGGAGCAATTCGCTTATATCCGCAATTACAGCACTATCCGATTCAAGAATTTTGGTGGGGATTTCGCCCCGAAACGCCTGATGAATCTCCCATATTAGGAACTAGCCACTGTGCAAATCTCACCTTGGCTACAGGTCATTACCGCAACGGTATCTTACTTGCACCCATCACCGCCCAACTCATTGCTGATTTAGTCTGGGAACAAAAATCTGACCCTCTCCTGAACCATTTCCACTATTCACGCTGTCAAAAACAGCCATCTACCCCTACCACAATGCGTATCCACCCCTCAATCCCCACTCCCCACTCAGAACTCAGCACCCAGAACTCAGCACTCACTCATGACTCAACACTCATCATCGCTGGTAAAACCTTTCATTCCCGTTTGATGACGGGAACAGGCAAATATCGCAGCATCGAAGATATGCAGCGAAGTGTAGAGGCTAGTGGTTGCCAAATAGTCACTGTAGCAGTGCGCCGGGTACAAACTAAAGCACCAGGACATGAAGGTTTAGCGGAAGCATTAGATTGGTCAAAAATCTGGATGTTGCCCAATACAGCAGGTTGTCAAACCGCAGAAGAAGCGATTCGGGTGGCGCGTTTGGGACGAGAAATGGCGAAGCTATTGGGACAGGAAGATAATAATTTTATCAAGTTAGAAGTCATCCCAGACCCGAAATATTTACTACCTGATCCAATTGGCACACTCCAAGCCGCCGAACAACTGGTAAAAGAAGGTTTTGCGGTGTTGCCATATATTAACGCTGACCCTATGCTAGCCAAACGCTTAGAAGAGGCAGGCTGTGCGACTGTCATGCCGTTAGCTTCTCCCATTGGTTCGGGACAAGGGTTAAAAACAACGGCGAATATTCAGATTATTATTGAAAATGCCAAAATACCTGTAGTTGTAGACGCTGGTATTGGCGCACCCTCAGAAGCGTCTCAAGCAATGGAATTAGGGGCAGATGCGTTGTTAATTAATAGTGCGATCGCATTAGCTCAAAATCCCGTAGCAATGGCACGCGCGATGAATTTAGCCACACAAGCCGGTCGTCTAGCCTATTTAGCTGGAAGAATGCCCATCAGAACCAACGCCAGTGCTAGTTCTCCTCTGACTGGTACGATTAGTTAA
- the psb34 gene encoding photosystem II assembly protein Psb34: MPYTSEEGGLLNNFAKEPKVYQAEPPTATQKRNYIILGAAASILVGGLIFVAFSVSHVS, translated from the coding sequence ATGCCCTATACCAGCGAAGAAGGCGGACTTTTAAATAATTTTGCTAAAGAGCCAAAGGTTTATCAAGCAGAACCTCCTACAGCCACACAGAAGCGAAACTATATCATTTTAGGAGCTGCTGCCTCGATTTTGGTTGGTGGTTTAATTTTTGTCGCCTTCTCTGTTTCTCATGTCAGTTGA